Within the Dolichospermum compactum NIES-806 genome, the region TGCTGAGGTTTGCGGAGTTGAGGACGGTTGAACCAAGTGACAAACTGCCTTCTGACCCTTGAGAAATAATCTGAAGGCTATCAATGTCTCTAAGTCCTGATAAATCTTTAGTAATTTGCCTAATACCATCCTGGTTGGCGCTGAGAAGAAACAACAGTGTACCAGGTTTAACTTGATCAACTATATTTTTATAATCTGGGACATTGGGATCAATGAAAACGACGGTTTTGGTAGATTTTGCCATGATTATAACCCTGTAACCCTGTATTAGTTCGTAATTGAATACTTATTTTCCTGATTATACCCAACCCTGTACAGACCTCCGTACTGAGAAATACTAACTTAATCTGACTTCATCTAAATTCAGAGCTAATTTGACACCAAAAAACAAAACAACCATTGTCATCTATCTAAAGATATATTTACATGGCGCATTCATCATGAGAAAATATCACCTATAACGTCTAAAATTTAGTCAAATCTGCCTGAAAGAGTGGATTATTGCCGTCTCTACGTACGTTATTTAACATAACTTCAAAATTATGTCGAAGTCGCTTAATGTAAGCAATGACTATGTTCAACTTGTTAATATGGCACTTGGAGCTAATGGCTACTCCAGCCAAAGAGCTTTAGCTTATGATACTGGCTTGTCCTTAGCTACAATTAGCAACTTCCTGACTGGTAAACCTGTTAGTTATGCAACCTTTGAAGAATTGTGCCGGCGATTAAATCTAGATTGGCGAGAAATTACTACCAGGGTTGAAATAACATCTAAACCCACCCCCCATGCGCACAAATACGAAAAAAAACCAAGTTCAAATCAATTCCTAGACTGGGGAACTGCAATTGATGTTTCAGTGTTTTATGGACGCAGACAAGAACTGACACAGCTAAAATCATGGATTTTAGAAGATCGCTGTCGCTTGATAGGATTATTTGGTATGGGTGGAGTCGGAAAAACAACCTTAGCTACCCAACTAGCACAACAAATTCAGGGTGAATTTGATTACGTTTTTTGGCGTTCCGTGCCTACAGTCCTATCCTTTGATGAGATGATTAAGGATATGCTCTTCCTTTTCTCCAATTGCCAGGAAAGCAAACCCCACATCAATCGAATTATCCATTATTTGCGTACTTATCGTTGTCTCATGATATTGGATAACATCAAAACAGCTTTAGATGCGCTCAACATCGAATACAGTCATTTTATCCAGATAATTGCCGAAACCAGTCATCAAAGCTGTCTAATTTTCAGCA harbors:
- a CDS encoding helix-turn-helix domain-containing protein is translated as MSKSLNVSNDYVQLVNMALGANGYSSQRALAYDTGLSLATISNFLTGKPVSYATFEELCRRLNLDWREITTRVEITSKPTPHAHKYEKKPSSNQFLDWGTAIDVSVFYGRRQELTQLKSWILEDRCRLIGLFGMGGVGKTTLATQLAQQIQGEFDYVFWRSVPTVLSFDEMIKDMLFLFSNCQESKPHINRIIHYLRTYRCLMILDNIKTALDALNIEYSHFIQIIAETSHQSCLIFSSRDQPARISLLENWSSSIGSLRLFGSSEVAFSLLQSKQLLGTEQQKYELCDLYGNNPLKIKIVVNTIIQLFNSDINKFLAENTLLVSHHLRRLLEQQLSCLCDVEREIMYYLAINSQLTTITDLANILPHVSRSHFWQAIERLHSRSFIEEKAGKYTLQPIVIEYVIEQFKPKPGLEMVDKNSQSLGMNSQAHN